The following coding sequences are from one Epilithonimonas vandammei window:
- a CDS encoding glycoside hydrolase family 13 protein, which yields MKKIITLSAIVCSAIFYTQVQKVEPAFWWSGMKNPELQLLVYGKDIQNLQPEFSGGIKIKEVKKVENPNYLFVTIDTNGVQPQKAKLNFKNGNKTVKTIHYEFKQRQQNSANRDSYTSSDVMYLIMPDRFANGNPKNDSTPDTAEKVDRSKTGGRHGGDIAGIVKNLDYLQELGITTLWNTPLLEDNEPGFSYHGYAQSDYYKIDPRYGTNDDFKNLADELHKRKMKLVMDYVTNHWGSKSWIIKDLPSKDWIHYWEGQENGFKRSNYKMTTQFDINASKVDAADCMDGWFDTTMPDMNQSNPMVVTYMAQNAIWWIEYAGLDGFRVDTYSYNDKKGIADWTKKITDEYPKFNIVGEVWMHDQAQMSYWQKDSKIAAIEGYNSYLPSVMDFTLHDALGQVFREDSGWDSGMQRVYDNFANDFLYPDINNILVFAENHDTNRFNQIFPDVKDYKLAMSLILTVRGIPQLYYGSEIGMAGDKNNGGDGEIRKDFPGGWAGDANNAFTKSGRTASQNEYFDYTKKLLNWRKTNEAVHFGKTLHYIPNNNVYVYFRYTDSKRVMVVINNNKETQNLDLKRFSEGLKDFTKGKDIISDKDFDLKTNLSVPAKSSLILELK from the coding sequence ATGAAAAAAATCATCACATTATCCGCTATAGTTTGTTCTGCCATATTCTATACCCAGGTTCAGAAGGTTGAGCCGGCATTCTGGTGGAGCGGAATGAAAAATCCTGAACTACAACTATTAGTTTACGGAAAAGATATCCAAAATCTGCAACCCGAATTCTCTGGCGGAATCAAAATCAAAGAAGTCAAAAAAGTAGAAAATCCAAACTACCTTTTTGTAACAATTGACACCAACGGAGTTCAGCCACAAAAAGCAAAACTGAATTTCAAAAACGGAAACAAAACCGTTAAAACCATCCATTACGAATTTAAGCAAAGACAACAAAATTCTGCAAACAGAGATTCTTACACATCTTCGGATGTGATGTATCTGATAATGCCGGATCGTTTTGCCAACGGAAATCCTAAAAATGATAGCACGCCAGACACAGCGGAAAAAGTAGACAGAAGCAAAACCGGAGGACGTCACGGTGGAGACATTGCGGGGATTGTAAAAAATCTGGATTATCTTCAGGAATTAGGAATTACAACACTTTGGAACACACCTTTGTTGGAGGACAATGAACCTGGTTTTTCTTACCACGGTTATGCACAAAGCGATTACTACAAAATAGACCCGCGTTACGGAACCAACGATGATTTTAAAAACTTGGCGGACGAACTTCATAAAAGAAAAATGAAACTCGTGATGGATTATGTGACCAATCATTGGGGTTCAAAAAGCTGGATTATCAAAGATTTGCCTTCGAAAGATTGGATTCATTATTGGGAAGGGCAGGAAAATGGTTTCAAACGAAGTAATTATAAAATGACAACCCAGTTTGACATCAATGCTTCAAAAGTTGATGCTGCAGATTGTATGGACGGCTGGTTTGATACGACAATGCCGGATATGAACCAGAGCAATCCAATGGTTGTGACTTATATGGCGCAGAATGCAATCTGGTGGATAGAATATGCAGGTTTGGACGGTTTCCGTGTGGATACTTATTCTTACAACGACAAAAAAGGCATTGCAGATTGGACAAAAAAAATCACTGACGAATATCCAAAATTCAATATCGTTGGAGAAGTCTGGATGCACGACCAAGCGCAGATGTCTTATTGGCAGAAGGATTCCAAAATTGCAGCGATAGAAGGTTACAATTCTTATCTTCCGTCTGTGATGGATTTTACGCTTCACGATGCTCTTGGTCAGGTTTTCCGTGAAGATTCCGGTTGGGATTCTGGGATGCAGAGAGTTTATGATAATTTTGCTAATGATTTCCTTTATCCTGATATCAATAATATTTTGGTTTTTGCCGAGAATCACGATACGAACAGATTCAATCAGATTTTCCCAGATGTAAAAGATTACAAATTAGCAATGAGTTTGATTCTGACCGTTCGCGGAATTCCTCAACTGTATTACGGTTCCGAGATTGGAATGGCTGGCGACAAAAACAACGGTGGCGATGGTGAAATCCGAAAAGATTTTCCAGGCGGCTGGGCTGGCGATGCAAATAATGCTTTCACAAAATCGGGTAGAACAGCTTCTCAAAACGAATATTTTGATTACACCAAAAAACTCCTGAATTGGAGAAAAACAAACGAAGCAGTTCATTTTGGAAAAACGTTGCATTACATTCCGAACAACAATGTTTATGTTTATTTCCGATATACAGATAGCAAAAGAGTAATGGTTGTAATTAATAACAACAAGGAAACTCAGAATCTGGATTTGAAGCGTTTTTCTGAAGGTTTGAAAGATTTCACAAAAGGAAAAGATATCATTTCTGATAAAGATTTTGATTTGAAAACTAATTTGTCTGTTCCTGCAAAATCTTCATTAATTTTAGAACTTAAATAA